The Panthera tigris isolate Pti1 chromosome A1, P.tigris_Pti1_mat1.1, whole genome shotgun sequence region AATTCTTATTCTCCCTCCCACAACTTCCCCAAAGCTAATGATTCAAATACCAGGATATCTCTGAATGCCCCTCCGTTAATGCATGACACCCCATCAACCCTACCAAGGCCCTGACAATTTCTAAAATCACTACAATCAGTTCTGAAAACAGAATTCTAATAATATCAACAGCTTTAAGAAACCAGCTTTActgaaaacaatcttttaaacAGTATGgtgtatataatttttagaaaacaattttcacAAACATTTACTCTTGGATTGCTACCTTattatcaagtatttttttaaaaaaaaacactgtcccCCATTGAGTAGAATACTCCCAGCTCCTGAACATACCTTCCCTCCAGAAGCACAGAGGGATCCATCTGGAGAGACTGTCACAGTGTTCAGGTAGCCTGTGTGGCCGATGTGATTGGTCTTCAGCTTGCAGTTTGCCAGGTTCCATACCTAGATATGGGAGGGTTGGGGGTAATAGGTGAAAAACCTGGCTCCGAATCCACTGGGGTCAGGAAGGCTCAAGACAAAAAAGGCATGGCACCTTTAAAAGCATTTCTGGATATGGTGGCCATTTTTCATTCTACCAGTAACAAAAAAGGTTAAAGAATTTGTCTTGGTCACCTAAGGACAATCAAGATTATATAAAGAATGCTTCGTTGCTCTACAAGGGATATTGGGTTCAATTAACTATTCCACACCAAGTATCAAAAACTAATAGTTAGAAAACAGCAATAGGAAACGTCAACTGAGGAATAAAGCTTTCAAAGTTAGAACTTATGACCATCTATGAGGCAATGGGAACATTCTGGCTGGTAAAAGCCCTACATCCTGACTTCAAGCTCACCTTGACCAGCTTGTCCCAGCCACAGGAGACAATGATGGGATTGCTGCTATTGGGTGAAAAGCGGACACAAGACACCCACTCCGAATGGCTCTCATCCTagaggacagaaaagaaataaggagaaactATCCTGTCCCATGAAACTacacccctcaccccttccctcagTTACATGGGAGGTACACTGATGGCTTTGCACTCACATCCCTGGAACCCAAACCTTTAATATCAACAGAACCCCTTTGGAGCCCAAGCCAGGCTTGAAATCACCACATAATGCCAAGGTTAAGAAGGATGGGAGAGAATCTTCATGTGCTTTCTGCATGTGCCTTCACTGTTACCTGGACAGTATATTTGCATACACCCAGAGTATTCCACAGCTTGATGGTTTTATCTCGGGAGCCAGAGACAATTTGGCGGTTGTCGGAGGAGAAAGCCACACTCAGCACATCCTTGGTATGTCCTACAAATCTGCGTGTGGTGGTACCCCTAAGGAGGAGGACTTGGTCAGTCTCTAGACTCTGCAAACATTCTTCCACATCAGACTGTTTCCCTGGCCTTCCCTGGTCTTACTGGAGCTGCCATTACTCACATGACCCTGGACATGGGTCTGATCACAACATGGGTTGAGCATATGCCAGAGAATCCCTTCAGAATTGCAGGACATGTCCTCACTCCCACATGGGGATTGGCTGACAATGTCATCTGTCATCACTAGGATCCTCCATTATGCCTGACCATCCAAAGACTGAGCTCCCAAGATAAAACATGTTCAAACCCTTGCCTACTCTCAACCACAGTATGTGGCAAAACTGCTCAACCAGCCCACTCTGAAGCAACTCTGCAAAAGTAATTAAAAGCAGCAAGGATGGAAGCCAAGCAACCCAACTATCTTCTCTAAGTATGCCCTGCCTTACAGTTCCCACAATGAACCTCACTGTCCTTTGGAAACCACCTCCCAACAGCATCTACCTCATTTCTGCCCAGCTTTCCCCCAGTGCCCCAGAGTTAAATGAGCAGCTACTTGCGTTGTGAGATCCCAAAGACGAAGGGTTCCATCCCAGGAGCCTGAGAGGGCAAACTGGCCGTCTGAGGAGATGACCACGTCACTAACGAAGTGGGAATGACCCCGAAGAGCACGCTGTGGGATGCCATAATTGGTCTCATCCCTGGTCAGCTTCCACATGATGATAGTCTTATCTAAGGGGAGGTACCACAAAATCCAGTGAGGAATCCCACAGCCCACTCACTGACCtactggataatccaggatccCTCAAGGTCATTGGTGGATTTACAAGAAATTAAGGACactcaaggggggggggggaccccaaGCCGAGAGCGCTGTCATTAGTCAAAGCTAAGTGATTCATTATTCCAAAAAAAAGTCAAGTAGAACTAAGCAACGCCACTAGAATTAAACTTAGGTGTGGAGGCCTTTAGCAGATTATGGATGCCTTTTTGTGACATTCATAACAGTCCAATGTCTGAATTTTATTCTGAGGTCTAATATATAAACACTGCTGCTTGGGTGTGGGAAGACTGAATGTGGGCTTCCTACAACTACCACTGAGGGTGCCAGAAGTACTGGATTTAGTTGATTTACACACTACAAGGCTGGAAGCTTTCACTGAAACGTGTTGGGACTCGACACGCTTTCCGATTAAGCGTCAGACATGATCCTAACCTCAGACTGTTTTTAATAGCGTGGGGGCAAACAATAGCGTGTTCATTCAAACAAgagaatgacaagaaaaaaaaggcagaaaagacaaGACACGGGCTTGCAAGGAGATTGGCGTCACGACTCCCCTTGGGAGTCCATCCAGGAAAAACTAGGCACAGGGCCGGGCGGCAGCTCAGAAACAGCCTCTGGGTCTCAGCATGGGCACTCAGATGGCATGTTGGGGTCATCACCGCCCCGCCCGACCCGTATAGGCTCTTGCA contains the following coding sequences:
- the RACK1 gene encoding receptor of activated protein C kinase 1 encodes the protein MTEQMTLRGTLKGHNGWVTQIATTPQFPDMILSASRDKTIIMWKLTRDETNYGIPQRALRGHSHFVSDVVISSDGQFALSGSWDGTLRLWDLTTGTTTRRFVGHTKDVLSVAFSSDNRQIVSGSRDKTIKLWNTLGVCKYTVQDESHSEWVSCVRFSPNSSNPIIVSCGWDKLVKVWNLANCKLKTNHIGHTGYLNTVTVSPDGSLCASGGKDGQAMLWDLNEGKHLYTLDGGDIINALCFSPNRYWLCAATGPSIKIWDLEGKIIVDELKQEVISTSSKAEPPQCTSLAWSADGQTLFAGYTDNLVRVWQVTIGTR